One region of Desulforamulus hydrothermalis Lam5 = DSM 18033 genomic DNA includes:
- a CDS encoding ParM/StbA family protein, giving the protein MSNVIAIDVGYSHVKAVSHQGRIVIPSVVAPARELSLSDFAQKTGYAVSIQKPGGPVQKYFVGELAIKEGQGATFTTDREKHRHPNHDILVLTVAKLLGAEPQATLVAGLPIAYYKAQKEELKKHLEQLEADVATGSGEPKRISFGKVIIYPQGAGALLKAPLLTNSGTVLLIDVGQKTTDYVTAEIVNDMVRPIASLCGSLETAVGNVYDAFAAEFQALTGSPISPVRVIEIVRGNGQVVFNGKEYDFRPIIQNIKESVARSVFDQVQAALGERFSFLSRVYLAGGGAVALPLTEFFRGAISLPEPQWANAQGFLSIV; this is encoded by the coding sequence TTGAGTAATGTAATCGCCATAGATGTAGGATACTCTCATGTTAAGGCAGTTTCGCACCAGGGACGGATTGTCATTCCTTCGGTAGTTGCCCCGGCCAGGGAGTTATCCTTGTCTGACTTTGCCCAAAAAACAGGCTATGCAGTGTCCATACAAAAACCCGGTGGGCCGGTCCAAAAGTACTTTGTAGGCGAATTAGCCATTAAAGAGGGACAAGGGGCTACCTTTACCACCGACCGTGAAAAACACAGGCATCCAAACCATGATATTTTAGTCTTAACGGTGGCCAAGCTGTTGGGCGCAGAACCCCAAGCCACCCTGGTGGCAGGTTTACCCATAGCCTATTACAAAGCACAAAAAGAAGAATTAAAAAAGCATCTGGAACAGCTGGAAGCAGATGTGGCTACCGGCAGCGGCGAGCCGAAGCGAATTAGCTTTGGCAAGGTTATTATCTACCCCCAGGGGGCAGGGGCATTATTAAAGGCACCTTTATTAACAAATTCCGGAACTGTTTTGTTAATTGATGTGGGCCAAAAAACCACTGATTATGTAACAGCTGAAATTGTTAATGACATGGTAAGACCTATTGCCAGTCTGTGCGGCTCATTGGAAACTGCGGTGGGCAATGTATATGATGCCTTTGCGGCAGAGTTTCAGGCCCTGACCGGCTCCCCCATATCACCGGTACGGGTGATTGAAATTGTCCGGGGCAACGGTCAGGTGGTATTCAACGGTAAGGAATATGATTTTCGACCGATTATTCAAAATATTAAAGAAAGCGTAGCCAGATCTGTCTTTGACCAGGTACAAGCCGCTCTGGGCGAAAGGTTCAGCTTTCTGAGCAGAGTCTACCTGGCCGGCGGCGGGGCCGTGGCACTACCGTTAACAGAGTTTTTCAGGGGAGCCATCAGCCTCCCGGAACCCCAATGGGCAAATGCCCAAGGTTTCCTATCTATTGTGTAA
- the hxlB gene encoding 6-phospho-3-hexuloisomerase, which translates to MQLTALKQDVITELAAVYNQVKDEAIMNLVEEIVRAKRVFIYGLGRERLMLQAFAMRLMHLGVQVYMVGDVTTPGISEGDLFITSSGTGHLSTVAALQSIAQNAKARIVFITAHPEAPLPRAADAVIKIPAQTMKDSSQNKTSRQPMGSLFEQAQLLLLDTAVILLQERLQQKDEDMEKRHTNLE; encoded by the coding sequence ATGCAATTGACAGCCTTAAAACAAGATGTTATTACAGAACTGGCCGCTGTTTATAACCAAGTAAAAGATGAAGCAATAATGAATTTGGTGGAGGAAATTGTTCGGGCTAAGAGAGTGTTTATTTACGGACTGGGCCGGGAGCGATTAATGCTGCAGGCTTTTGCCATGCGACTTATGCACCTGGGGGTGCAGGTATATATGGTGGGCGATGTAACCACGCCCGGAATCAGTGAAGGGGACCTGTTTATTACCAGTTCCGGCACCGGCCACTTATCCACTGTGGCAGCTTTACAAAGCATTGCCCAAAATGCCAAGGCGCGCATTGTTTTCATCACCGCTCACCCGGAAGCTCCGCTTCCCCGGGCTGCCGACGCCGTAATTAAGATTCCTGCTCAAACAATGAAAGACAGCAGCCAAAATAAAACCTCCCGGCAACCCATGGGCTCCCTTTTTGAACAGGCCCAACTGCTCTTGCTGGATACGGCAGTTATCCTGTTACAAGAACGGTTGCAACAAAAGGACGAAGATATGGAAAAACGCCATACAAACCTTGAATAA
- a CDS encoding sigma-70 family RNA polymerase sigma factor yields MHLRFIKKVKAEVSLYDPIGVDKEGNEISLIDILGTDPEVVSDMVENTFEKKHLMEKVRRLTNREKKVLEMRFGLGTTARKTQREIARTLGISRSYVSRIEKRALNKLTKEFTTEGCQ; encoded by the coding sequence ATGCACTTGAGGTTTATCAAAAAAGTAAAAGCAGAAGTCTCCCTGTATGACCCTATTGGCGTGGATAAAGAAGGTAATGAAATAAGCCTGATAGATATATTGGGTACCGACCCGGAAGTGGTGTCTGACATGGTTGAAAATACTTTTGAAAAAAAACACCTGATGGAAAAGGTGCGTCGCCTGACCAACCGGGAAAAAAAAGTGTTGGAAATGCGTTTCGGCCTCGGCACCACAGCTCGTAAAACCCAGCGGGAAATCGCTCGCACTCTGGGCATATCCCGCTCGTATGTTTCCCGGATTGAAAAAAGAGCGTTGAATAAGCTGACTAAAGAATTTACTACAGAAGGTTGCCAGTGA
- the ilvA gene encoding threonine ammonia-lyase: MSKISLEDIKAARQCLKGVIHRTDLVPNTTLSEISGSDVYLKLENLQKTGSFKIRGAFNKMCHLSETEKRAGVIASSAGNHAQGVALAASTYGIKSTIVMPTSAPLAKITATRNYGAEVVLHGNVYDDAYAKAMEIQRETGATFVHPFNDPYVIAGQGAIGLEILDDLPDADAIIVPIGGGGIIAGIALAAKAVNPSIKVIGVEPCNAASMRESIKSRQVVTLANAATIADGIAVKTPGQLTYDIVKEFVDDFVVVDEGEIANAILVLLERCKLIAEGAGATPVAALLNGKVNLPGQKVVAVISGGNIDVNMLSRIVDKGLAKAGRKTELTTIIPDKPGQLQRLLKTVSDLSANVVEVHHNRIRSEVELGQARVDLVLETQDMDHLHNIISELVRKGYRISRS; the protein is encoded by the coding sequence ATGTCTAAAATTTCTTTAGAGGATATAAAAGCTGCCCGGCAGTGTCTGAAGGGCGTCATTCACCGTACTGATTTGGTGCCCAATACCACCCTCAGCGAAATTTCCGGCAGCGATGTCTATCTTAAACTGGAAAACCTGCAAAAAACCGGTTCTTTTAAAATTCGCGGTGCCTTTAACAAAATGTGCCACCTGTCCGAAACAGAAAAACGTGCCGGCGTGATTGCCTCCTCAGCAGGCAATCACGCCCAGGGCGTTGCCCTGGCGGCTTCAACTTACGGCATCAAGTCCACCATCGTTATGCCTACCAGTGCCCCTCTGGCTAAAATAACCGCCACCAGAAACTACGGTGCTGAGGTGGTGCTGCACGGCAATGTGTACGATGACGCTTATGCCAAAGCAATGGAAATTCAACGGGAGACCGGCGCTACCTTTGTCCATCCCTTTAACGATCCTTACGTTATTGCCGGCCAAGGTGCCATCGGATTAGAAATTCTGGACGACCTGCCGGACGCTGATGCCATTATCGTGCCCATTGGCGGCGGCGGCATTATTGCAGGGATTGCTTTGGCAGCTAAGGCTGTCAACCCGAGTATTAAAGTTATCGGCGTTGAACCTTGCAATGCGGCTTCCATGAGGGAATCCATTAAATCCCGCCAGGTGGTCACCCTGGCCAATGCCGCCACTATTGCTGACGGTATTGCGGTTAAGACTCCCGGTCAACTTACTTATGACATAGTTAAGGAATTTGTCGATGACTTTGTCGTGGTTGACGAAGGAGAAATTGCAAATGCCATTTTAGTACTTTTGGAACGGTGCAAACTGATTGCCGAAGGTGCGGGTGCCACCCCGGTGGCAGCTCTTTTAAACGGCAAAGTTAATTTACCGGGACAAAAGGTAGTAGCTGTCATCAGCGGCGGTAACATTGATGTCAACATGCTTTCCCGCATAGTTGATAAAGGTCTGGCCAAAGCCGGCCGCAAAACAGAGCTTACCACCATTATCCCGGATAAGCCGGGCCAACTGCAGCGGCTGCTTAAAACGGTTTCCGATCTGTCTGCCAATGTGGTTGAGGTCCACCATAACAGGATTCGTTCGGAAGTAGAACTGGGCCAAGCACGGGTTGACCTGGTGCTGGAAACCCAAGATATGGACCACTTGCATAACATTATCAGCGAACTGGTAAGAAAAGGTTATCGCATCAGCCGTTCTTAA
- a CDS encoding PfkB family carbohydrate kinase: protein MGEALIDFIPTTPGKGLADTPAFEKRPGGAPANVAVGIARLGGSSGFIGKFADDEFGRFLLKTLEENQVDTQAVVITQEAPTGLAFVTLKDNGEREFIFYRRPCADILLTADEIAVSYIEQAKVLHFGTVSLITEPGRSATYHAVRQARQAGKIISLDVNLREALWPSLAAARQEIRTALRLAHIVKVSGEELAFITENNESLEEAAKQILELGSDLVLVTLGAAGCYVQTKHLATAVKSIAVHSVDTTGAGDAFTAAVLTRLVEAGLHDPGRIHNISLSTLEEICTFANIAGALTCTRKGAIPALPTRKEIAERMGLAE, encoded by the coding sequence ATTGGGGAAGCCCTGATTGATTTTATCCCCACCACCCCGGGCAAAGGGTTGGCAGATACGCCGGCCTTTGAGAAACGCCCGGGAGGTGCGCCGGCCAACGTAGCGGTGGGGATTGCCCGGTTGGGAGGCAGTTCAGGTTTTATCGGGAAATTTGCTGACGATGAATTCGGTCGGTTTTTGCTTAAGACATTGGAAGAAAACCAGGTAGATACACAGGCAGTTGTTATAACACAGGAAGCTCCGACAGGTTTGGCCTTCGTAACCCTGAAGGATAACGGAGAACGGGAATTTATTTTTTATCGCCGGCCCTGTGCCGATATCCTGCTGACCGCTGATGAGATTGCCGTTTCGTATATTGAACAAGCTAAAGTTCTTCATTTCGGGACTGTATCGTTAATCACTGAGCCAGGTCGCAGTGCCACTTACCATGCAGTGCGGCAGGCCAGGCAGGCGGGCAAAATTATTTCTTTGGATGTTAACCTGCGAGAAGCCCTCTGGCCTTCCCTGGCAGCAGCCCGGCAAGAGATTCGCACAGCCTTGCGCTTGGCGCATATTGTGAAGGTTAGCGGGGAGGAATTAGCCTTTATTACTGAAAATAACGAAAGCCTTGAAGAAGCTGCCAAACAAATACTGGAGCTGGGTTCCGACTTGGTTTTGGTAACCCTGGGAGCGGCCGGGTGTTATGTCCAAACAAAACACTTGGCAACCGCTGTTAAAAGTATTGCCGTGCATTCGGTGGACACCACCGGAGCGGGCGATGCTTTTACGGCAGCTGTGCTGACGCGACTGGTGGAAGCCGGACTGCATGATCCCGGCCGGATTCACAACATATCTTTAAGTACCCTGGAGGAAATTTGTACCTTTGCTAATATTGCAGGAGCTTTGACTTGCACCCGAAAAGGGGCCATACCTGCCTTGCCTACCCGAAAAGAGATAGCAGAACGAATGGGTTTGGCGGAATAA
- a CDS encoding diguanylate cyclase domain-containing protein: MNPASVRNLQRKCFYALTTLALLATAGYLNLYQIIETQEVSAAVINLSGRQRMLTQKAALLSLQLVESKRPEQQQKIRRELTEVITLLEKTHQGLIHGDAARHLPSHLSAQMRAIYFEPPDRLDIKMQTFIAASRALLKETNNNLSYNNPRLQYILSAAQGELLQTIDKAVSQYQAESEKANRKIQNFALTVLIVTLLVLTLEALLIFRPMIRLLRREAKQLSDYNIQLQQLSTHDALTGIANRRSFDEFIHRRWQQAAGELSWLAVIMVDIDYFKNYNDTYGHQAGDACLRQVAASLRDSLHQSAGLVARYGGEEFAVVLPNTDLKSAYTAAEILRQSIEDRCIPHLGSHCSKYVTVSLGVAATIPSLSGSPQSLIEQADQALYRAKNEGRNRVCTAASIITGAVSLL; encoded by the coding sequence ATGAATCCGGCATCAGTTAGAAACCTGCAAAGAAAGTGCTTTTATGCCTTAACAACTCTTGCCTTGCTGGCAACAGCGGGTTATCTGAATTTATATCAAATAATTGAAACGCAAGAAGTCAGTGCCGCCGTTATAAATCTAAGCGGCCGCCAGCGCATGCTGACGCAAAAAGCTGCCCTGCTTAGCCTGCAGTTGGTTGAAAGCAAACGCCCCGAGCAACAGCAAAAAATTCGCCGGGAACTAACTGAAGTCATCACCTTATTGGAAAAAACTCATCAAGGGCTAATTCACGGCGATGCCGCCAGGCACCTGCCAAGTCATCTTTCAGCGCAAATGAGAGCTATATATTTTGAACCACCCGACCGTTTAGACATAAAAATGCAGACATTCATTGCCGCATCACGCGCTTTGTTAAAGGAAACAAACAACAACCTGTCTTACAATAATCCCCGCCTCCAATATATCCTGTCCGCCGCTCAAGGAGAACTGCTGCAAACAATTGATAAAGCGGTATCCCAATACCAGGCAGAAAGCGAGAAAGCCAACCGCAAAATACAGAATTTTGCGTTAACTGTTTTGATTGTAACCCTATTGGTGTTAACTTTAGAAGCCCTGTTAATATTTCGCCCGATGATACGACTCCTCCGGCGGGAAGCAAAACAGTTGTCCGACTACAATATTCAATTACAACAGCTTTCCACCCACGATGCATTAACGGGTATAGCAAACCGGCGATCTTTCGATGAATTTATCCACCGCCGATGGCAGCAGGCTGCCGGTGAACTTAGCTGGCTGGCAGTAATTATGGTGGATATCGACTATTTTAAGAATTATAATGACACCTACGGCCACCAGGCCGGGGACGCCTGCTTGCGTCAAGTGGCTGCCAGCCTCCGGGATTCTCTGCACCAGTCTGCCGGTTTGGTTGCCCGGTATGGCGGCGAGGAGTTCGCCGTGGTGCTGCCGAATACTGATTTAAAAAGTGCGTACACGGCGGCCGAAATTCTGCGTCAGAGCATTGAAGACCGTTGTATTCCCCACCTTGGTTCCCACTGCAGCAAGTATGTTACAGTCAGTCTAGGGGTTGCCGCCACCATTCCATCCCTGTCTGGTTCGCCGCAAAGCCTGATTGAGCAAGCAGACCAGGCCCTGTACAGGGCAAAAAACGAGGGGCGCAACCGGGTTTGTACGGCAGCAAGCATTATCACCGGCGCTGTTTCCTTGCTGTAA
- a CDS encoding lactate utilization protein produces the protein MSIDQWHKDVIGQRVVQALKKNQFDAAYFPTRETAVQHVLSFIAAGAQVGFGGSVTLTKDLNLVELVKAKGAELLVHGDPKLSPEEKMEVMRKQQVCDVFLTGTNAITMDGYLVNIDGVGNRVAALTFGPKKVIVVVGINKICQDVNAAFERLKTIVSPKNNKRLDYTNPCTVTGVCADCQSSTRICRIYSVIKKKPMLSDITVVIIGEELGY, from the coding sequence ATGAGTATTGATCAATGGCATAAAGATGTGATAGGACAAAGGGTAGTTCAAGCATTAAAGAAGAACCAGTTTGATGCTGCTTATTTCCCTACCCGGGAAACAGCCGTTCAGCATGTGTTGAGTTTTATTGCGGCGGGTGCCCAGGTGGGTTTTGGCGGTTCCGTAACTTTGACAAAAGATTTAAATTTAGTGGAACTGGTTAAAGCTAAGGGGGCAGAACTTCTTGTTCACGGCGATCCAAAGCTCTCACCGGAAGAAAAAATGGAAGTAATGCGCAAGCAGCAGGTTTGTGATGTTTTTTTAACAGGGACCAATGCTATTACTATGGATGGCTATTTGGTGAATATTGACGGTGTTGGCAACCGGGTGGCCGCCCTGACCTTCGGACCTAAAAAAGTTATTGTGGTGGTAGGAATTAACAAAATTTGCCAAGATGTTAATGCCGCTTTTGAACGGTTGAAAACCATTGTTTCGCCCAAAAATAATAAAAGGTTGGATTATACCAACCCTTGTACAGTAACCGGTGTATGCGCCGATTGTCAAAGTTCCACCAGAATCTGCAGAATCTACTCGGTAATTAAAAAGAAACCTATGCTTTCCGATATAACAGTGGTAATTATCGGCGAAGAGCTTGGTTATTGA
- a CDS encoding helix-turn-helix domain-containing protein, translated as MTNTIRRRETGFFIGDNAIFDRQDLSAYEKLVYIYLCRRADSESRAWPSYARIAKECGVSRDTAMRAVSKLVEKGLLEKNVRKDPNGNMASNEYILLPVFPPQNCDNNHSSGYEQPGVVAHSDQVVAVSHQGSRSQQLPLVADSDPKNTHIEEYPLNQSFNHHPIGNLTKIEGPAVSSSHDGMSDDGMTNEEKTEAITRVIEYAKEKLANIVAKEDILKLNAKWEKWVRKHGEQRVRYAIDRLIEQECVKNIARWMEGPLERPEDYPPKIGFMKKVKQVEQTQRAEQKKKTLIRSMFI; from the coding sequence ATGACCAATACCATCCGTCGCAGAGAAACAGGTTTCTTCATTGGTGATAACGCCATCTTTGACCGTCAAGATTTATCTGCATATGAAAAGCTAGTCTACATTTACCTTTGCCGCCGGGCAGACAGCGAAAGCCGAGCCTGGCCCAGCTATGCCCGCATCGCCAAGGAATGCGGTGTTAGCAGAGATACAGCCATGCGGGCTGTATCTAAGCTGGTGGAAAAGGGGCTGCTGGAAAAAAACGTGCGCAAAGACCCTAACGGTAACATGGCTTCTAATGAGTATATACTTCTGCCTGTTTTTCCACCGCAAAATTGTGATAATAACCATAGTAGTGGCTATGAGCAACCGGGGGTAGTTGCTCACAGCGACCAGGTGGTTGCTGTCAGCCACCAGGGTAGTCGCTCACAGCAACTACCCCTAGTCGCTGACAGCGACCCTAAGAATACCCATATAGAAGAATACCCATTAAATCAATCATTCAATCATCATCCAATAGGTAACCTTACTAAGATAGAAGGGCCTGCGGTCAGCAGCAGTCATGACGGAATGAGTGATGATGGAATGACTAACGAAGAAAAGACAGAAGCAATTACAAGAGTTATCGAATATGCAAAAGAAAAATTAGCAAATATCGTTGCTAAAGAAGATATTTTAAAACTAAACGCAAAATGGGAAAAATGGGTGAGAAAACACGGGGAGCAAAGAGTGCGTTACGCTATCGACAGATTAATAGAGCAAGAGTGCGTGAAGAACATCGCACGCTGGATGGAAGGGCCGCTAGAGCGGCCGGAGGATTACCCGCCAAAAATTGGCTTTATGAAAAAAGTTAAGCAAGTTGAGCAAACACAGCGAGCTGAGCAAAAAAAGAAGACCCTCATCAGGTCTATGTTCATTTAA
- a CDS encoding dicarboxylate/amino acid:cation symporter: MKKVGLLTRLIIGLALGIIVGYVSKEFLQFDFFVRLLATFNGIFGGFLSYVIPLIIIGFVAPGIAELGKGAGRLLGITTLLAYVSTIIAGTFAFLVGTGLLPKIVTAAGGHASNPEEALVKGFFQVDMPPIMGVMTALITAFLFGLGMAAIKNKSMYQVTKDFQEIIEKVIQSVIIPLLPIHIAGIFANMTYAGEVVKIMKVFGSVFAIVIMCHIAIILLQYTIAGTVAGKNPITALKNMLPAYLTAIGTQSSAATIPVTLRSAKKNGISEGVADFAIPLCATIHLSGSTITLTMCSMAVILMSGGTTSFNMMFPFILMLGVTMVAAPGVPGGAVMAALGLLQSMLGFNEAQLGLMIALYLTQDSFGTACNVTGDGAIALLADKFAKGSGAAVTSAVGGEA, encoded by the coding sequence GTGAAGAAAGTTGGCTTATTAACCAGATTAATCATCGGTCTAGCTTTAGGTATTATTGTAGGTTATGTTTCCAAAGAATTTTTGCAGTTTGATTTCTTTGTTCGCCTGCTGGCTACCTTTAACGGTATCTTCGGCGGTTTCTTGTCTTATGTGATTCCCCTGATTATTATCGGCTTTGTGGCTCCCGGTATTGCCGAACTGGGCAAAGGTGCCGGCCGCCTGCTGGGTATAACCACTCTGCTGGCTTATGTCTCGACTATTATCGCAGGTACTTTTGCATTTCTGGTTGGTACCGGCCTGTTGCCTAAAATTGTCACCGCTGCCGGCGGACATGCTTCCAACCCTGAAGAAGCACTGGTTAAAGGTTTCTTCCAGGTAGACATGCCCCCCATCATGGGTGTTATGACCGCCCTGATTACTGCATTCCTGTTTGGTCTGGGTATGGCCGCCATTAAAAACAAATCCATGTATCAGGTAACCAAAGATTTCCAGGAAATTATTGAGAAGGTTATCCAAAGCGTTATTATCCCCTTGTTGCCCATTCACATTGCCGGTATTTTTGCCAACATGACCTACGCCGGCGAGGTTGTGAAAATCATGAAGGTGTTTGGTTCGGTATTTGCCATCGTTATTATGTGCCACATTGCCATTATTTTGCTTCAATACACCATTGCCGGCACCGTGGCCGGAAAGAACCCCATTACCGCTTTGAAAAACATGCTGCCGGCATACTTGACTGCCATCGGTACCCAGTCTTCCGCAGCCACTATTCCGGTAACGCTGCGCAGCGCTAAGAAAAACGGCATTTCTGAAGGCGTGGCTGACTTTGCCATCCCGCTGTGTGCCACCATCCACCTGTCCGGCAGCACCATTACGCTGACCATGTGCTCTATGGCAGTTATCTTAATGTCAGGTGGCACCACCAGTTTTAACATGATGTTTCCCTTCATCCTGATGCTGGGTGTAACCATGGTGGCTGCTCCCGGCGTTCCCGGCGGCGCCGTAATGGCAGCCCTGGGCCTGCTGCAATCCATGCTGGGCTTTAACGAAGCACAACTGGGTCTGATGATTGCCCTGTACCTTACCCAGGACAGCTTCGGTACCGCCTGCAACGTTACCGGTGACGGTGCCATCGCCCTGCTGGCAGATAAATTTGCCAAAGGCAGCGGTGCTGCTGTAACCAGTGCGGTTGGCGGTGAAGCATAA
- a CDS encoding helix-turn-helix transcriptional regulator, which yields MSGTKTVKSDKEKNDIIFTNLIRIADTIAQNFGKNCEVAVHDLSNLDKSLIYIAGDITHRQPGAPITDLVVKVLHQEGDRARDMVGYKSITKEGRILKSSTTFIRNGAGKIIGALCINFDITDFQHMQATVGDLINLTYQGEDEKKETFASTVHETIDVLVAQASEIVGKPPATMSMEEKIKFVATLEQKGAFLIKGAVDYIATVLGVSKYTVYNYLQKVRSTEGLNFITK from the coding sequence ATGTCTGGTACAAAAACAGTAAAATCAGACAAAGAAAAAAATGATATTATTTTTACCAATTTGATTCGGATAGCCGACACTATTGCGCAAAATTTTGGTAAAAACTGCGAGGTGGCTGTCCATGATTTGTCCAACCTGGACAAATCCCTGATTTATATTGCCGGAGACATCACACACCGGCAACCCGGCGCCCCTATCACGGATCTGGTGGTGAAAGTGCTGCATCAGGAAGGAGACAGGGCGCGGGATATGGTGGGCTACAAAAGCATTACTAAAGAAGGTCGCATCTTAAAATCCTCTACCACTTTTATTCGCAACGGTGCCGGCAAAATTATCGGCGCTCTTTGTATAAACTTTGACATCACAGACTTCCAGCACATGCAGGCCACTGTGGGGGATTTAATTAACCTGACTTACCAGGGAGAAGATGAAAAGAAGGAAACCTTTGCTTCTACCGTGCATGAGACCATAGATGTACTGGTGGCTCAGGCGTCAGAAATCGTCGGCAAACCGCCTGCCACCATGTCGATGGAAGAAAAAATCAAGTTTGTGGCAACCCTGGAACAAAAAGGCGCTTTTTTAATTAAAGGTGCCGTAGACTACATTGCAACGGTGCTGGGAGTGTCAAAATACACTGTTTACAACTATTTGCAAAAGGTCCGCTCCACAGAGGGGCTAAACTTTATAACCAAATAA